A window from Pseudonocardia cypriaca encodes these proteins:
- the glf gene encoding UDP-galactopyranose mutase codes for MTYAGYDLVVVGSGFFGLTVAERAATELDKRVLVLERRSHIGGNAYSEVEPETGIEIHRYGAHLFHTSNERVWEYVNRFTKFTGYQHRVFARVGDQVYAFPMNLALINQFFGRSHTPDEARALIAEQAGEIDAKDVKNLEEKAISLIGRPLYEAFIKGYTAKQWQTDPTQLDPSIITRLPVRYTFDNRYFNDKYEGLPVDGYTAWLEKMADHPNIEVRLDVDYFEVRDQIPAGTPTVYTGPLDRYFDFSEGELGWRTLDFEQEVVETGDFQGAPVINYNDAEVPYTRVLEFRHFHPERDYRTDKTVIVREYSRFAESGDEPYYPINSQDNRAKLQRYRDLARKETANGNVLFGGRLGTYKYLDMHMAIGSALTMFDNRLRPYFTDGKALSGTESED; via the coding sequence GTGACCTACGCGGGATACGACCTCGTCGTCGTCGGCTCCGGCTTCTTCGGCCTCACCGTGGCCGAGCGGGCTGCCACGGAGCTGGACAAGCGGGTGCTGGTGCTCGAGCGCCGCTCGCACATCGGTGGCAACGCCTACTCCGAGGTCGAGCCCGAGACGGGCATCGAGATCCACCGCTACGGGGCCCACCTGTTCCACACCTCGAACGAGCGGGTGTGGGAGTACGTCAACCGCTTCACGAAGTTCACCGGTTACCAGCACCGCGTCTTCGCGCGCGTCGGCGACCAGGTCTACGCGTTCCCCATGAACCTGGCGCTGATCAACCAGTTCTTCGGCCGTTCGCACACCCCCGACGAGGCCCGCGCCCTCATCGCCGAGCAGGCGGGCGAGATCGACGCGAAGGACGTGAAGAACCTCGAGGAGAAGGCGATCTCGCTCATCGGTCGCCCGCTCTACGAGGCGTTCATCAAGGGGTACACCGCCAAGCAGTGGCAGACCGACCCCACGCAGCTCGACCCGTCGATCATCACGCGGCTGCCGGTCCGGTACACGTTCGACAACCGCTACTTCAACGACAAGTACGAGGGTCTTCCCGTCGACGGCTACACGGCGTGGCTCGAGAAGATGGCCGACCACCCGAACATCGAGGTGCGCCTCGACGTCGACTACTTCGAGGTGCGCGACCAGATCCCGGCGGGCACGCCCACCGTGTACACCGGCCCGCTGGACCGCTACTTCGACTTCTCGGAGGGCGAGCTGGGCTGGCGCACGCTCGACTTCGAGCAGGAGGTGGTCGAGACCGGCGACTTCCAGGGCGCGCCTGTCATCAACTACAACGACGCAGAGGTGCCCTACACCCGCGTTCTTGAGTTCCGCCACTTCCACCCCGAGCGGGACTACCGCACGGACAAGACGGTGATCGTGCGCGAGTACTCCCGGTTCGCGGAGTCCGGCGACGAGCCCTACTACCCGATCAACAGCCAGGACAACCGCGCGAAGCTGCAGCGCTACCGCGACCTCGCCCGCAAGGAGACCGCGAACGGGAACGTGCTGTTCGGCGGCCGGCTGGGCACGTACAAGTACCTCGACATGCACATGGCGATCGGCTCGGCGTTGACGATGTTCGACAACCGCCTGCGCCCCTACTTCACCGACGGCAAGGCGCTCTCGGGCACGGAATCCGAGGACTGA
- a CDS encoding LLM class flavin-dependent oxidoreductase — protein MTRRQLSLNAFIYPAGHHEAAWRHPTSAAERIYDAAYYQEIARTAEAGTLDAVFFADGPALQGDITHNAVGRLEPITLLTAIAAVTERIGLIATASTTYYEPYNLARLFGSLDHISGGRAGWNIVTTGNDAAAANFGLDAHPTHAERYARAREFVDAVVALWDSWEDDAVVLDRAAGIYADRSKIHEIGHAGRYVRVKGPFNQPRPPQGHPVLVQAGASNDGRAFAGRYAEAIFTAHQRLADAQAFYADIKQRAARMGRRPEHVKILPGISPFIAGTEADARALEREFNELTVPAYGLRQLERMTGTALGHLDLDGPVPVELFADAGDVTDNGRSRLQVVAGIVERERPTVRGLLHRLAGARGHRVFAGTPEQVADTIEDWFTSGAADGFNVMPPYYPGGLEVFVDTVVPILRERGLFRSEYTGRTLRDHFGLPRPENRFAGRTEVAAV, from the coding sequence ATGACCCGACGACAGCTCTCCCTCAACGCCTTCATCTACCCGGCGGGGCACCACGAGGCCGCGTGGCGGCATCCGACGAGTGCCGCCGAGCGGATCTACGACGCCGCCTACTACCAGGAGATCGCCCGCACCGCCGAGGCCGGGACGCTCGACGCGGTGTTCTTCGCCGACGGCCCGGCCCTGCAGGGCGACATCACCCACAACGCCGTCGGCAGGCTGGAGCCGATCACCCTGCTGACCGCCATCGCCGCGGTCACGGAGCGGATCGGGCTGATCGCCACCGCGTCCACCACCTACTACGAGCCGTACAACCTGGCGCGCCTGTTCGGCTCGCTCGACCACATCTCCGGTGGCCGGGCCGGCTGGAACATCGTCACGACCGGCAACGACGCCGCGGCGGCGAACTTCGGGCTGGACGCACACCCGACCCACGCGGAGCGGTACGCCCGGGCCCGCGAGTTCGTGGACGCCGTGGTGGCGCTGTGGGACAGCTGGGAGGACGACGCCGTCGTCCTCGACCGCGCCGCGGGGATCTACGCGGACCGCTCGAAGATCCACGAGATCGGGCACGCCGGCCGGTACGTGCGGGTGAAGGGACCGTTCAACCAGCCGCGTCCCCCGCAGGGCCACCCCGTTCTGGTGCAGGCGGGCGCGTCCAACGACGGGCGGGCGTTCGCCGGGCGGTACGCCGAGGCGATCTTCACCGCGCACCAGCGCCTCGCCGACGCGCAGGCGTTCTACGCCGACATCAAGCAGCGGGCCGCACGGATGGGCCGCCGGCCCGAGCACGTGAAGATCCTGCCCGGGATCAGCCCGTTCATCGCCGGCACCGAGGCGGACGCCCGTGCGCTCGAGCGGGAGTTCAACGAGCTGACCGTGCCCGCGTACGGGTTGCGGCAGCTCGAGCGCATGACCGGCACCGCGCTCGGCCACCTCGACCTCGACGGCCCGGTGCCGGTCGAGCTGTTCGCCGACGCGGGGGACGTCACCGACAACGGCCGCAGCCGCCTGCAGGTCGTCGCCGGCATCGTGGAGCGCGAGCGCCCGACCGTCCGGGGGCTGCTGCACCGGCTGGCGGGCGCACGCGGTCACCGGGTGTTCGCGGGCACGCCGGAGCAGGTCGCCGACACGATCGAGGACTGGTTCACCTCGGGCGCGGCCGACGGCTTCAACGTGATGCCGCCGTACTACCCCGGCGGGCTCGAGGTCTTCGTCGACACGGTCGTGCCGATCCTGCGTGAACGCGGGCTCTTCCGCAGCGAGTACACCGGACGCACCCTGCGCGACCACTTCGGGCTGCCGCGGCCCGAGAACCGGTTCGCGGGGCGCACCGAGGTGGCCGCCGTATGA
- a CDS encoding MFS transporter — protein MSEAGPLRRLAVPVFLPAAVFGVGQGAAIPVVALQARELGASVGGAGLVVALLGLGMVLGDLPAGRIVTRIGERSAVLLGSGIGAVGAALCLLSWTPVVLGIGVGMYGIASAVWALARQAYIIETVPVELRARALSAMAGLSRLGTLIGPFLGAAVVYLLGPRGGFLVELVAVVVAGALMAGMRAVESDRGGGRPAHSLLKVLVAHRRVLGTLGVSALVMGASRASRTAVLPLWADHIGLDATTTSLLFGVGAAVDVALSYPAGRWMDLRGRRPVAVGSLVTFAAAHVALPLTGSVLALGAVAVLMGVANGLSNGLIMTLGADAAPEDGRAEFLGAFRLCHDSGSLIGPLALAAVAAVATLGVGSVALGALSALGAAGMARWVPRRPVRARPGTGEVRGGHR, from the coding sequence ATGTCCGAGGCGGGACCACTTCGGCGCCTCGCCGTCCCGGTGTTCCTGCCCGCCGCGGTGTTCGGCGTCGGTCAGGGCGCCGCGATCCCGGTGGTGGCGCTGCAGGCCCGGGAGCTCGGGGCGTCGGTGGGCGGTGCGGGCCTGGTCGTGGCCCTGCTCGGGCTCGGCATGGTGCTCGGCGACCTCCCCGCGGGGCGCATCGTCACCCGCATCGGCGAGCGGTCGGCCGTGCTGCTGGGGAGCGGGATCGGGGCCGTCGGGGCGGCGCTCTGCCTGCTGTCCTGGACGCCGGTGGTGCTCGGGATCGGTGTCGGGATGTACGGCATCGCGAGCGCGGTGTGGGCGCTCGCCCGGCAGGCCTACATCATCGAGACGGTGCCGGTCGAGCTCCGGGCACGGGCGCTGTCGGCGATGGCCGGGCTGAGCCGGCTGGGCACGCTGATCGGACCGTTCCTCGGGGCAGCCGTCGTGTACCTGCTCGGCCCGCGGGGCGGCTTCCTCGTGGAGCTGGTGGCCGTGGTCGTGGCCGGTGCCCTCATGGCGGGCATGCGGGCGGTCGAGTCGGACCGCGGCGGCGGTCGGCCCGCCCACAGCCTCCTGAAAGTGCTGGTCGCCCACCGGCGGGTGCTGGGCACGCTCGGCGTGAGCGCCCTCGTCATGGGCGCATCGCGGGCCTCGCGCACCGCCGTGCTTCCGCTGTGGGCCGACCACATCGGCCTGGACGCGACCACCACCAGCCTGCTGTTCGGCGTCGGGGCGGCGGTCGACGTCGCGTTGTCCTACCCGGCGGGACGGTGGATGGACCTGCGCGGCCGCCGTCCCGTCGCCGTCGGCTCGCTCGTCACGTTCGCCGCAGCGCACGTGGCGCTACCGCTCACGGGCAGCGTGCTGGCGCTCGGTGCGGTCGCCGTCCTCATGGGCGTCGCCAACGGGCTGAGCAACGGCCTGATCATGACGCTCGGCGCCGACGCGGCGCCGGAGGACGGGCGTGCCGAGTTCCTGGGCGCCTTCCGCCTGTGCCACGACTCCGGCTCGCTGATCGGACCGCTGGCGCTCGCCGCCGTCGCCGCGGTGGCCACCCTGGGCGTGGGCTCCGTCGCGCTCGGGGCGCTCTCGGCGCTGGGCGCGGCCGGCATGGCGCGGTGGGTGCCCCGGCGCCCGGTCCGCGCTCGACCCGGCACGGGCGAGGTCCGGGGCGGGCACCGCTGA